One Bacillota bacterium genomic window, GCCTGGCCGCGCTGCGCGGGGCGCGCCTGCTGGCGGTGGCGAGCCTCTACCCGCCCGGGCGGCCCGCGGGGGCGGACGGGGCGGGGGCCCCGGGGACGGCGGCGGCGCCGCTTCCGGGCGGTGCCGCGGGCTGGGCGCAAGTGGCCGGCGGTTGGCAGGAAGTCCAGCAGAACCAGGTCTTCGCCGTGGAGAGCCCGCTCTGCGGCCAGCTGGCGGGGCGCTCCTCCGACGGCCGGCCGGCGGTCTGGGCGCCCTGCGAGATCACCCCCGGGGGCCGCGGCTGGCTCGACTGGAGCCCGGACCCCGAGCGGCCGGCGGCGGCCTGGCTCGATCCCGGCCAGCTGGCGTCGATCCGGAACGCCTATCCGCTCGAGCGCTTCCTCAACCCTGCGCTCTACCGGGCGCGCCTGGCGGAGGCCTACGAACGGCTGACGGGAGGCGAACGTCGGTGAGTCATGGCGAGGAAGGAAGGGGGTCCCCCGGGAGCGAGCTGCTTCCGGTCTCCGGGGGGGCGCCGCTCTTCCGCTTGGCGCCGGGCGTGGCGGAGGCGGCCCTGGGCGAGGCCGGCTTCGCCGGCTTCACCGCCGGCGCCGCGGCCGGCGAGCCGGAGGCAGCCCCCCGCCCCGAGGGGCGGGCGTCGCGAGGGCTTGTGCGGGTGGCGGCGGTGCAGATGGAGCTCCGGCTTCACCGGCGCGCCGCGGACTGGGCGCGGCAGGTGCGCGACCTGGGCCTGCGCGCCGCCCGCCGCCTGGCCGGTCTGGAGCCGCCCGCCAGGGTGGCCGGCCTCGCGGCAGGACCGGCGCTGATCGCCTTCCCCGAGGACGTGGCCACGGGTCTGGTCGGACTCCTTCCCGACATCGACGCGCTGGCCGTCCGGGCGGAGCGGGCCCTGCGCGGCGAGATCCCCGCGGAGGAGGCGCCGCGGGTGGCCGACGTCTTCGCCGCGGTCGGCCCGGCGGCGGAGGAGCTGTACACCCGCGTCTTCGCTGCGCTGGCCCGGGAGACGGGCGCCTGGGTGGCGGCCGGGAGCGCCAACCTGCCAGGCGGGGACGGCTGCGTCTATAATGTGGCCCACCTCTTCGCCCCCGACGGCCGCCTGGTCGGCCGACAGGCGAAGGCGCACCTGCTTCCCCTCGAGGCCGCCTGGGGCCTCGTCCCCGGCCGGGAGCTCCAGGTCTGGGAGCTGCCCTGGGGACGGCTCGCCCAGCCGGTCTGCATGGACGCCACCTACTTCGAGACCTTCCGCATCGCCCGCGGCCTCGGGGCCGACGTGGTGGTCATCCCCAGCGCCAACCCGGAGCACCCGTACAACGAGTGGACCTCCGCCCGCGGGATCTGGCCGCGGGTGCAGGAGAGTCAGGTGTACGGGGTACAGGCCTCCATGGTGGGAAGCTTCCTGGGGGTGGAGCTGAGCGGGCGGAGCGGCATCTTCGCGCCCCTGGAGCTGTCGCCGGGGGGCGATGGCGTGCTCGACCGGCTGGAGGATCCCTACCAGGAAGGAGTGGCCGCGGCCGTGCTCGACCTCCGGGCGCTGGACGCCTACCGCTCCCGCCACCCGCTGGGCGCGCGCCTCAACCGCGCCGTGATCGGGCAGCTTCTGGAGGCGTACGGCCGGCTTGGGTGAGGGCGAAGGGGTCGAAGGGGGGGCGGCCGCCCGGGTGGCCGCCCGGCTGGCAGCCGCCCCGCGCTTCGCCAGCCCGCCCGGGCTGGAGCGGATGCGGAGGCTGGCCGAGGCGCTGGGCCACCCCGAGCGCCGGCTCTCGGTGGTCCACCTGGCCGGGACGAACGGGAAGGGCTCCGTCTCCGCCATGGTGGCCTCCATCCTGGCTGCCGCCGGCCACCGGGTGGCCCTCTTCACCTCGCCCCACCTGGTCGGCTGGGAGGAGCGGATCCGCGTCGGAGGCCGCCCGGTGGGGAGCGGGACGCTCTGGGCGGCGCTGGAGGTGGTGGAGCGGGCCGACCGCCGCAGCCGGCGGACGGGGGAGCGGGAGCTCCTCCAGTCCGAGCTGCTGACGGCGGCCGCCTGGTGGCTCGCGGCTTCGGCGGGCGCGGAGTGGCTGGTCCAGGAGACCGGACTGGGCGGGCGCTTCGATCCGACCAACGCCGTGGAGGCTCCGCGGGCGGTGGCCTGGACACCGGTCGGCCTCGACCACACGCGCATCCTCGGCCGCACCCTCGCCGCCATCGGCCGCGACAAGGCCGGCATCGCCAAACGGGGGGCGGAGGCGGTCAGCGCGCCGCAACGCCCACCGGTGCGGTCGGCGCTGGAGGCGGCGGTGGCCGCCGCAGGCGGCCGCCTCCGCCTGGGCAACCGCGACTTCCGGGTGAAGCTCCGCCGTCTCCTGGACCGCTTCGCACCCGGGGACGGCCTGGGCGGAGTGCTCTTCGACTACCGGGGGCCGCGCTGGTCGCTGAAGGGCTTGCAGGTCCCGCTGGCGGGGGCGCACCAGGCCGGGAACGCAGCCGTCGCGGTCGCCCTGGCCGAGGCGCTGGCGGGGGTGGGCGTGGCGGTCGATCCCGAGGCGGTCCGGGCGGGCCTCTGCCGGGTCGCCTGGCCCGGCAGGCTGGAACCCTTCGTGGAAGGAGGCCGGCTCTGGGTGCTGGACGGGGCGCACAACCCGCACGCGGCCGGTGCGCTGGGCCGCTGGCTGCGGGGGAGCGGCGGCGTGCGGGCGACGGTGCTGGCCATCGGCAGCGACAAGGATGCGGCCGGGGTGGTGCGCGCGCTGGCACCGGCCGGCGGACGACTCCTCGCCCTGGGAGGCCGGCAGGCGGGCTTCACCTTCCACCCGCCGGAGCGCCTCCTGCGCCTCTGGCACGACGCGGGCGGCCGGACCCCGCTGGGCGCGGCCGCCTCGGCCGAGGAAGCCCTGGCCCAGATCCGGGCCTGGGCCGCGCCGGGCGACCGCATCCTGGTCACGGGCTCACTCCATCTGGTCGGGCTCTTCCGCCCGCTCCTGGCGGGGGCCTCGGGGCAGCCCGGCGCGGTTCCCGGCGAGGCTGTCCTCGCCGGGACGGACGGGCGGCCGGCCCTCCCCCGCGGGGCCGGCTTCGCGCTCGAGGATCCGGCCCAGCTCCATGTCGCCCAGCCTTAGCCGGAAACCCCGCCGCTCGCTGAGGGGGGTGTAGGGAGGTCGCCCGGCGGCGGCTTCCTGATGCGACGAATGCGACGGAGAAGGCGAAGAAGAAGAGGACCGACCGCGCTCGATGGGATCCATGCTCCGCCAGCCTCCCGGGGACCTAGTCTGTGGAGGAGCCTCGCTCCTCCATTCACCAGGTCGCTGGGGTTCCGTGGGGCGGCTTCCAGGGGTCCGGGGACCGTCGGTCGATGTGACTGCCCTATAATTGCAGCCAGCAGGGAGGTGGCCGCATGCCGTGGCTGTTCGTCATGTTCACCGCGGTGATCCTCATCCTCCTGCTGCTGGCCGACCACGTGAAGAACCGCTTCCAGCACACCCCGTCCAGCCGGCGGACCCTGGCGGTGGAGGGCCTCGCGGTGGCGGGGGGCGCCGCGCTGCTGGCCTGGCGCCTTCTTCCTCACGCCCCGGCCTGGCAACCGCTGGCCCTGACCGTCGCGGTGGGAGGGCCGGCCTACATTCTGATCGCCTACGTCACGGTCGAGATCTGG contains:
- a CDS encoding nitrilase-related carbon-nitrogen hydrolase, which gives rise to MSHGEEGRGSPGSELLPVSGGAPLFRLAPGVAEAALGEAGFAGFTAGAAAGEPEAAPRPEGRASRGLVRVAAVQMELRLHRRAADWARQVRDLGLRAARRLAGLEPPARVAGLAAGPALIAFPEDVATGLVGLLPDIDALAVRAERALRGEIPAEEAPRVADVFAAVGPAAEELYTRVFAALARETGAWVAAGSANLPGGDGCVYNVAHLFAPDGRLVGRQAKAHLLPLEAAWGLVPGRELQVWELPWGRLAQPVCMDATYFETFRIARGLGADVVVIPSANPEHPYNEWTSARGIWPRVQESQVYGVQASMVGSFLGVELSGRSGIFAPLELSPGGDGVLDRLEDPYQEGVAAAVLDLRALDAYRSRHPLGARLNRAVIGQLLEAYGRLG
- a CDS encoding bifunctional folylpolyglutamate synthase/dihydrofolate synthase — its product is MGEGEGVEGGAAARVAARLAAAPRFASPPGLERMRRLAEALGHPERRLSVVHLAGTNGKGSVSAMVASILAAAGHRVALFTSPHLVGWEERIRVGGRPVGSGTLWAALEVVERADRRSRRTGERELLQSELLTAAAWWLAASAGAEWLVQETGLGGRFDPTNAVEAPRAVAWTPVGLDHTRILGRTLAAIGRDKAGIAKRGAEAVSAPQRPPVRSALEAAVAAAGGRLRLGNRDFRVKLRRLLDRFAPGDGLGGVLFDYRGPRWSLKGLQVPLAGAHQAGNAAVAVALAEALAGVGVAVDPEAVRAGLCRVAWPGRLEPFVEGGRLWVLDGAHNPHAAGALGRWLRGSGGVRATVLAIGSDKDAAGVVRALAPAGGRLLALGGRQAGFTFHPPERLLRLWHDAGGRTPLGAAASAEEALAQIRAWAAPGDRILVTGSLHLVGLFRPLLAGASGQPGAVPGEAVLAGTDGRPALPRGAGFALEDPAQLHVAQP